The Chryseobacterium sp. G0186 genome includes the window ACAACCTATCCCAGTGTGGTTCCCGGACCGGGAGATAATACCTTTTTTGATGGAGGCTCCGGTTTTACGGCAAGCAGCAAGACGGTAACTTTAGATGTTACAGGAAATGTACACAATATTACCTTTTCGGGCAGTTCAGTAGCTCCTACATTTACCCAGAGTGGGTTACAAACTTTAAATATCTACGGTTCCAGTGTATGGCAGAGCGGTATGCCTGTTGTAAATATAACTAACATCTACTACCGCCATACCGGCGAAGCTAAAACCATTACCAGCAATGGTGTTATTACGGGAAATTCGAATATCTTTTTAGAGGAAGAAAACTCCATCAGTCTTACTGATGCTTTTATTGCCAGCTATGCCATCTGGCATCAAACGGGAACGTTTAATACCAATGGTTATAGTCTTACGACAAAGCATTATTATGCAAATAACGGGACAAAACCACAAACCTTAAATCTGGGTAGTTCTAATGTTTATATGACGGATTATGCATCAACTTTCAATACCAATTCATCATATATTACCCTAAATGCAGGGACTTCCCATATTCATTTTACCGTTTTCGATAAAGCAAATAATGATAATTATTTTCATGGATTGCTAACTTACGGGGGACAGACGTTCTACAATGTAACTTTTGAGAATGCCACTTCGAATGGAGGCGGAACTTTAGGGGGAAATCACAGTGGAAAGGTTTATTTTAACAAGGTAGAGTTTAAAGGTGATGGCGCTGTATATGGAGACAACCAATTCAAAGAGCTGGTTTTCAGTGCTGGAAGAACTTATACTTTTCCTGCAGGAAATACACAAACCATTACTTCTTTGTTTTCTGCCAATACACCACAATGTGGAGGGTGGTCTACCATCAGTTCTGGAACTTCGGACACCCAAGCCAATATAGTAGCGGCGGCAGGCGTTACCATAGATGTACGGGGTGCTATAATGAAAGATTTAAATTCATCTGGAGGAGCTAGTTTTGTGGCTAATAATTCGGTAAATAACGGCAACAATACGGGTTGGACGTTTCCTCCCTATACTGGGCAAAACCTGTACTGGGTTGGAGGTAGTGGTAACTGGAACGATAAATCCCACTGGTCGCAAACCACTGGCGGTACAGGAGGCTATTGTGTACCCGGACCGGGAGATAATACCTTTTTTGATGGAGGCTCCGGTTTTACGGCAAGTAGCAAAAAGGTAACGGTAGATAATATATCCTATACCCACAATATTACCTTTTCGGGCAGTTCAGTAGCTCCTACATTTACCCAGAGTGGGTTACAAACTTTAAATATCTACGGTTCCAGTGTATGGCAGAGCGGTATGCCTGTTGTAAATATAACTAACATCTACTACCGCCATACCGGCGAAGCTAAAACTATTACCAGCAATGGTGTTATTACGGGAAATTCGAATATCTTTTTAGAGGAAGAAAACTCCATCAGTCTTACTGATGCTTTTATTGCCAGTTATGCCATCTGGCATCAAACGGGAACGTTTAATACCAATGGTTATAGTCTTACGACAAAACATTATTATGCAAATAACGGGACAAAACCACAAACCTTAAATCTGGGTAGTTCTAATGTTTATATGACGGATTATGCATCAACTTTCAATACCAATTCATCATATATTACCCTAAATGCAGGGACTTCCCATATTCATTTTACCGTTTTCGATAAAGCAAATAATGATAATTATTTTCATGGATTGCTAACTTACGGGGGACAGACGTTCTACAATGTAACTTTTGAGAATGCCACTTCGAATGGAGGCGGAACTTTAGGGGGAAATCACAGTGGAAAGGTTTATTTTAACAAGGTAGAGTTTAAAGGTGATGGCGCTGTATATGGAGACAACCAATTCAAAGAGCTGGTTTTCAGTGCTGGAAGAACTTATACTTTTCCTGCAGGAAATACACAAACCATTACTTCTTTGTTTTCTGCCAATACACCACAATGTGGAGGGTGGTCTACCATCAGTTCTGGAACTTCGGACACCCAAGCCAATATAGTAGCGGCGGCAGGCGTTACCATAGATGTACGGGGTGCTATAATGAAAGATTTAAATTCATCTGGAGGAGCTAGTTTTGTGGCTAATAATTCGGTAAATAACGGCAACAATACGGGTTGGACGTTTCCTCCCTATACTGGGCAAAACCTGTACTGGGTTGGAGGTAGTGGTAACTGGAACGATAAATCCCACTGGTCGCAAACCACTGGCGGTACAGGAGGCTATTGTGTACCCGGACCGGGAGATAATACCTTTTTTGATGGAGGCTCCGGTTTTACGGCAAGTAGCAAAAAGGTAACGGTAGATAATATATCCTATACCCACAATATTACCTTTTCGGGCAGTTCAGTAGCTCCTACATTTACCCAGAGTGGGTTACAAACTTTAAATATCTACGGTTCCAGTGTATGGCAGAGCGGTATGCCTGTTGTAAATATAACTAACATCTACTACCGCCATACCGGCGAAGCTAAAACTATTACCAGCAATGGTGTTATTACGGGAAATTCGAATATCTTTTTAGAGGAAGAAAACTCCATCAGTCTTACTGATGCTTTTATTGCCAGTTATGCCATCTGGCATCAAACGGGAACGTTTAATACCAATGGTTATAGTCTTACGACAAAGCATTATTATGCAAATAACGGGACAAAACCACAAACCTTAAATCTGGGTAGTTCTAATGTTTATATGACGGATTATGCATCAACTTTCAATACCAATTCATCATATATTACCCTAAATGCAGGGACTTCCCATATTCATTTTACCGTTTTCGATAAAGCAAATAATGATAATTATTTTCATGGATTGCTAACTTACGGGGGACAGACGTTCTACAATGTAACTTTTGAGAATGCCACTTCGAATGGAGGCGGAACTTTAGGGGGAAATCACAGTGGAAAGGTTTATTTTAACAAGGTAGAGTTTAAAGGTGATGGCGCTGTATATGGAGATAACCAATTCAAAGAGCTGGTTTTCAGTACTGGAAGAACTTATACACTACAAATGGCTAATACCCAAACAACAGAAAGCTGGATATTGGGAGGCACGCCGTGTACAGTAACTTATGTACAAAGTAGTACTTCAGGTACAAGAGCTAACATTAATGTAACCGGAGGCAATACTAATTTTAATTTTGGTAACCTAAAAGATATCAATGCTTCGGGGCAACCCCTGCATTTTGGCTCACAAAGTACTATTGCCAACCAAAATAATAACAATATTACCTATGATCCTTACGATCCGGGTGTTTTTCAAGGGTTAGGTCCGGATTGGCAATGCCATGTAATAGATAATACAGATGCTAGTACTTATACACTTTCTACATCTGCATTTTATGGAAATAGTACAACAATTTATAGTTGGTACAAACTAAATGACAGCAATTATGACCCATCTACCCCAATAAGTACAGCTTCTTCACTAGATATCCGTCTTTTTGGTTATGGTACTTACAAAGTAGAGGTTTCTTATACCAATGGTGCAGCTATTTCTTGCACTGTGTCCGATGAGGTTAATATTATTAAAAAAACAGATCCGCCTATCGCTACCTCTAACGTTTGCAAAAAAGAGACCAATACAATAGGAGATATTTCTATCTCTGGAAACAATATAAAATGGTATCCTAATAATTTATCAACTGCTGAGTTGCCATCTAATACTACAATTTTAAATGGAGAGACGTACTTTGCAAGTCAAACTATTAATAATTGCGAAAGTAAAAGAACGGCAATTACGGTTATTATTGTTAACTGCAATAATGTTCCAAGCATGATAAACCCTTCGCTACCAATAAGAACTTACTAATAGATGATTTTAAAAATATACATATTGGACTATTAATTGGAAAAAGTTTCAGAAAGCAGGATACAAATATTATAAATCTGTAACTTTTTTGAATATGAACAATTTTAAATAGGTAATTTCTTAGGTCTCCTATAAACATCCTAAAAATGTATCCATTTAAAAAAAGAGTTGTGTTCATGTAATTAGGTTTTTGAGGTTCTCAAAGAACAAAAACATGGTGAGAGTGTCATAGAGATATGTCTTGAACATGGATATATAAGTTTAATAATTATAGATCATAACACTTATGATATTATCTTTTATACTAAGGAATAGATCAGTAGAAATACAAAAATTAAACAGTTTTAAGTAAAAGGATTTTTACTATTAAAAAGCATCTTAATTGTAAGCTACCCAACTTTGTCTCCATTCTAAATGATAGATTGTTTCATTTTATACTTATACTCTTTAGGGCTTATATTTCCTAGTGCTTCATGTGGTCTGTTGTAATTATATTCTATCCACCATTGATTTGCTTTTTCTTCTGCATCCTGCAAGTTCTTAAAAACATACATATTAAGAAGTTCATCTCTACAGCTTTTATTCAGCCTTTCAATAAGGCTGTTCTGTGTTGGCTTTCCTGGCTGTATGTATTGAATATGCACCTTATTTTCCTGCGCCCACAACTGAAGAGTTTTGGAGATAAATTCAGGGCCATTATCTACCCGTATTCGTTGTGGTTTCCGCCCCTGCTGTTTTAACTGATCCAAAACCCTTACAACTCTTGCAGAAGTAATACTGGTATCAACTTCCATAGAAAGTAATTCCCGATTATAGTCATCAGCAATATTTAATATCCTGAACCTTCTCCCATCATATAAACTATCGCTCATAAAATCCATACTCCAGCATTCATCAGACCTCAAAGGAATCTGGATATTCTCTTTAATACGGCTGGGTAACCTTTTTCTTATCCTTCTGCGGATACTCATTTTTAAGGCTACATAAACCCTGTGAACTCGTTTATGATTCCAGCCATAGCCTAAATTCCGAATCTTATGATAGAGCTTCCAAAATCCGTAACCAGGATGTTCTTCCGAGATTTGCGTTAAGACGAAGATTAATTCATCATCATTTTTCTTGCTCTTATAACGATAACTACGCCTGCTGATACCAATTGCTAAACAACTTTTCCTTTCACTTAAATTGTAGGTATGACGGATAAAGTTGACAATTTCACGTAAACCAGAAGGCTTTACCACTTTTTTGACAAAACATCCTTTAAGGCTTCAATCTCTAAACAGCGTTCTGCATAAAGTTTCTTAAGTTTTGAGTTTTCAGATTCTAATTCTCGCATCTTTTGAATATCTGAACTTTCCATACCCGAATATTTGCTCTTCCAACGATAGAAAGTTCCTTGCGTAATGCCATGATTGCGACAAATTTCAATAACACTCTTTCCCTGTTCCTGTTCTTTTAAGATTCCAAAAACCTGGAGTTCCGAATATTTACTCTTTTTCATATTTAAATTTAAAATTTTTATTGTAAAAATTCTATCTTTAAATGGATACATTTTTAGGGAAGTTTACAGTTGCTTTAATTGCTTGCATGTTTTTTGAGCGTTGTTCAGGGGTATGCACATCCATAAACTATAAACTTGTAATTCCTATACGGGATATGTGGCTGGCATATTTATTTCCTAACATATCCATTATTTCCTTTTTCAAGATAAATAGTGGTTCTCCAAATCTTGTATCATTAGCAAATGCTCCAAACACATAATTAAGATTTAGCCAAATATTATAATTTACATTATTATGATGGAAGCAACAACCACCAATATGATAACTACTTTCGCTTTTCCTATCTTTTACTAATTGTGTTCTTATGTCAAAATGGTCAGTAATTACTCCTAAAATATACTTATTTATTCTTTTCTTTTGATTAGAATAATCGCATGCAGCACTAAATTCAACAGCGACTAAACATGATCGATTTCGAATATCCCGTTTTATAGTAGTATCATCTATAGGTATTAAATCATTAAACCATTCATCAAAGCGAGTTATATTCAAACTTGTTAAAAGATCCGTACTATTTTTATCAAGTTGAATCACACATCCTCTTGTGTCTTTATTCTGTGTTGTGTAATCTTCAATATGATAAAGAGTATTCATTTTATGCTGTATACTTATATCAGGACTTAGAATTTGATCGTATTTTGTAGCTGTATGTAATTGGTTAACAATGTTGTTCCAATCTACATCACTGTTGCTATTTAAAAATTCATAATTCAGAATAGGGAGTAATCCTTCATAAATTGCTTTTCGTGGATTTGCTTTCGCATGTTTAAAGCCAAGCGCAGATGCAGCAATTTTTGATAAAACTTTGTCTAAGTTTTCAAAAAGTTTAGTGCTCTCTCCCCATTCATCATCTTTAGGGAGAATATCATACAATCTGTTCAGTGTATTTTCTCCGGCGCTTTTTGCATTATCTTCAAAGTCAAACAAAAATTTTATTTTCTCATCACTATTTAATAATGCCAATACCCGATCTGATAAATTCGCATCATCATCATTTTCAACAAAAGGAGTTTTGTCTATACAATCAATAAGAATTGGAGATGGAATGTCTGAAAAACCTCTTTTAGGATCTCTCATGTAAAGTTTAAAAGCATCTACTATTTTACTATTAGCTGTCCAGAAAATTAAAACATAAGGACCATTTTGATTAGAAATATACTGACCTATTGCATTTGCTAAGTCATTGAAGACTGACGTATTTTTTTCAAGAATTTCTTCATTTGATTCGTAATTTGAATCAACTGCTTTTTCTGTTAAGTTAATATCAAAAAAAGCAATTCTTACTTTTTCTAATGGTTCATCATAAGTCAGATCATATACAAAGGTCCTACAACCTAATCCATTTTCAAAAAATGATTTTCCTAATATTTCTAGTTGATTAGGACTATTATCTACAATTATTATTTTATTCTGTTTCTCTAGCATATCATGGTTATTTAGGGAAAACTAGAGCTATACAAGCTCCATTATATATTTGGGGAATATCTAAATCTGAATTATCGGGAAAAAGTAATTTACCTCCAATCATATTCATGACCAAATCAGCAAAATATAAGCCTAGTCCCATGCCACCCTCTTTTTTTGTTTTAAAAGGCTGTGTAAGGTATTCTGGCTCGGAGGTAAAGCCAAGACCATTGTCTGCAATAATTATACAGGGTCCTTCAAATGTATGCAAGTCTGTTCCTATATAAATTGCTGGTTTATATTGCTCATCAGAATTTTGACACAAGTCAAATTGAGTTCTTGTCCAGTAAATAGCATTATCTATTAAATTGGAGATAGCAGAAATTAATAAGTTTGTTGGAACTTTGAATTTAAAATCATCATTCTCATCTGTTAATACAGGTGATGAAAAGATTATGTTATGAAAGCTAAATCTGTTATTATTTCTTTTTTTTGCAATTTCTATTACTTTTTTCGCAGATGATAAAGTGCTTTTATTCTGTCTTAAAATAGGGGAGAGACTTTCAAGTATTTGGATTAGATTTCTAACTTTATCTTTAACTTCTTCAATATCTACGTTTTTGGAATTTAAATCGGCATTTATAAATCTGATTTCCCTGTCAACCTCATGAAAAGCAACTCCTAGATTTAGACCTGTCATACCTGAGTTAACCATAATATCTCTCATTTCTGTATAATCTTTGTCAACTCGAATGAGGAGAGGTTTTAATTCTTTTTCTAAATTCTTATCTTTGATCTTGTCTTCTAATTCTTTTATAGTTTCACCAAAACCTACCTTTTTTATAGGACGTGTTTGTTCTAAATAAGCCTCGATTGAATCTTTGTCGATTGAAGCTTCTCTTTCAAAAACATTAAATACTTCTTTTATCAATAATTGAAATTTATTAAATTGAGTATTGTCAATAAATCCTTCACGATTAGTTTTTTCAATAAGACCATCATTGCTTGATTTTAAATTAAGCTCAATGGCACCAACAGTAACTTTTTTTCCAAAGTGATCACCTGTTCTTTGGATTTTATCCAAGTCTAGTCCTAACCAATCATCATATTGTTCTCCGTAATTATAGACACGAATATTATCTCTAAAAATTTTTACACCTGAATTGTCTTTAATAAATTGTTTAACAGCATTAATCTGTCCACCAAAATTCATTTTTAATAAAACTGAACTTTGGTTGAATACATAAAATTTTCCTTTGATAACCCCAATTTTTGATAAATCTTTATTTCTTAAAAACCTATTGTATTTTTTTTCTCCCTCAATATCTTTGTATAGTTCACCAATATGAAATTGAGTGTTAGTATTTTCGATAGCGTTTTTTGCAATTTTTGTTTGTATCGGAGGGTTAAATGTATATTTCCACGAAAATTTGGCAAAATCCTTTAAATTATTATTACTTGGCATAATTTCAAAATTGAACTGATAGAGACTATCTTTAAGAATCTCATTACTATCTGTAACTTCATTAATCCATTCTTGATGATGATCGTTCGATTTGATTATGATTTTGAAATGAGGATTTGGTGAAAAAGGATTTTTAATATTATCAATTTTTCTAACTAAATCTTTTAAAGCTTTTTTCGTCCAATATTTAGTGGTGAGTTTATCTAAAATAATCCGGGTTCCTTTGCCTTTATTAAATAACTGATCTGCCACAGTTTCTACATTGACCTCTAAATCTTGTATATATTCTTTAGATGCAATTAGCTGTACCCAATCTATTGTAAGTCTGTTAGAAAACATTTCTCCCTCGGCTTGTGTTTCTAGTGTAATTTTTTTAGCTAATTTATGTACAGCCAATCTCCCTACACCTTTATTACCAAAAGAAACTCGCTTAAATTTTTTACTTTCTTTTCTATTTTTGCCTCTTTTAAAATCGGTTCCAATAGTTAACCAAACATCTTGTATCACTTGATTAGTCATTCCATGCCCATCATCTTCAATAATTATTTGTTGTGAATTTTGATTTAAGTCAATAAATTCAATAATTACTTCTTGAGCATCAGCATCATACGCGTTTTTAACTAATTCAAATATGGCAAGACTATCACTACCAATTAATTCATCTCCTAAAAGACTTAAAATATGACTTTTAGCTTTTATATTATGTGTATTAATGTTACTCATAGTAATTCTTTCATTTTTTTTGCAATAGCGTATGCCATTAATGGTGGTACTGCATTACCTATTTGTTTAAACGCTGCTGA containing:
- a CDS encoding ATP-binding protein, coding for MSNINTHNIKAKSHILSLLGDELIGSDSLAIFELVKNAYDADAQEVIIEFIDLNQNSQQIIIEDDGHGMTNQVIQDVWLTIGTDFKRGKNRKESKKFKRVSFGNKGVGRLAVHKLAKKITLETQAEGEMFSNRLTIDWVQLIASKEYIQDLEVNVETVADQLFNKGKGTRIILDKLTTKYWTKKALKDLVRKIDNIKNPFSPNPHFKIIIKSNDHHQEWINEVTDSNEILKDSLYQFNFEIMPSNNNLKDFAKFSWKYTFNPPIQTKIAKNAIENTNTQFHIGELYKDIEGEKKYNRFLRNKDLSKIGVIKGKFYVFNQSSVLLKMNFGGQINAVKQFIKDNSGVKIFRDNIRVYNYGEQYDDWLGLDLDKIQRTGDHFGKKVTVGAIELNLKSSNDGLIEKTNREGFIDNTQFNKFQLLIKEVFNVFEREASIDKDSIEAYLEQTRPIKKVGFGETIKELEDKIKDKNLEKELKPLLIRVDKDYTEMRDIMVNSGMTGLNLGVAFHEVDREIRFINADLNSKNVDIEEVKDKVRNLIQILESLSPILRQNKSTLSSAKKVIEIAKKRNNNRFSFHNIIFSSPVLTDENDDFKFKVPTNLLISAISNLIDNAIYWTRTQFDLCQNSDEQYKPAIYIGTDLHTFEGPCIIIADNGLGFTSEPEYLTQPFKTKKEGGMGLGLYFADLVMNMIGGKLLFPDNSDLDIPQIYNGACIALVFPK
- a CDS encoding IS3 family transposase (programmed frameshift), with product MKKSKYSELQVFGILKEQEQGKSVIEICRNHGITQGTFYRWKSKYSGMESSDIQKMRELESENSKLKKLYAERCLEIEALKDVLSKKLVKPSGLREIVNFIRHTYNLSERKSCLAIGISRRSYRYKSKKNDDELIFVLTQISEEHPGYGFWKLYHKIRNLGYGWNHKRVHRVYVALKMSIRRRIRKRLPSRIKENIQIPLRSDECWSMDFMSDSLYDGRRFRILNIADDYNRELLSMEVDTSITSARVVRVLDQLKQQGRKPQRIRVDNGPEFISKTLQLWAQENKVHIQYIQPGKPTQNSLIERLNKSCRDELLNMYVFKNLQDAEEKANQWWIEYNYNRPHEALGNISPKEYKYKMKQSII